One Streptomyces sp. NBC_00223 genomic window carries:
- a CDS encoding NUDIX hydrolase, which yields MGPPSPDDPEAWNAYLAEGNATQARKRVSADVLLRDEAGRVLLVKPTYKPGWDLPGGMAEANEAPDDAARRELREELGLDTVLHGLLVIDWVPPHGPWDDQLAFIFNGGTLDPEQTASLHPDHHELTELAFMPSDQALPKLGERLRHRLHAALGSLEDGFPVYMRNSTN from the coding sequence GTGGGACCGCCTTCTCCTGATGATCCTGAGGCGTGGAACGCCTACCTCGCCGAAGGCAACGCCACCCAGGCCCGCAAACGCGTCTCCGCCGATGTGCTCCTGCGCGATGAGGCCGGGCGCGTGCTGCTGGTGAAGCCCACCTACAAGCCGGGCTGGGATCTGCCCGGCGGCATGGCCGAAGCCAACGAAGCCCCCGACGACGCCGCCCGCCGCGAACTGCGCGAAGAACTCGGCCTCGACACCGTTCTCCACGGCCTCCTCGTCATCGACTGGGTCCCACCCCACGGCCCCTGGGACGACCAACTCGCCTTCATCTTCAACGGCGGCACCCTCGACCCGGAGCAAACCGCGTCGCTGCACCCCGACCACCACGAACTCACCGAACTCGCCTTCATGCCCAGCGACCAGGCCCTGCCCAAACTCGGCGAACGCCTGCGCCACCGACTTCACGCCGCGCTGGGATCACTGGAAGACGGCTTCCCCGTGTACATGCGCAACAGCACCAACTGA
- a CDS encoding NUDIX domain-containing protein has product MRWKVHGERPIYENPWVNVWLVDVEQPDGQRWEHHVLKLRHLAVAAVMNSEKQVLMMWRHRFITDSWAWELPMGLIEPGETAAEAAAREVLEETGWRTGEMTPMIYAQPANGATDSEHFVFRADAMECAGPPTELNESDRLEWIPLSALRGMIDRREIVSSGSLVGVLYLLLDEAGL; this is encoded by the coding sequence ATGCGGTGGAAGGTCCACGGGGAACGTCCGATCTACGAGAACCCCTGGGTGAACGTGTGGTTGGTGGATGTCGAGCAGCCGGACGGGCAGCGGTGGGAGCACCATGTGCTCAAGCTGCGACATCTCGCGGTGGCGGCTGTGATGAACAGCGAGAAGCAGGTGCTGATGATGTGGCGGCACCGTTTCATCACGGACTCCTGGGCGTGGGAGCTGCCGATGGGGCTGATCGAGCCGGGTGAGACGGCGGCAGAGGCCGCTGCCCGTGAGGTGCTGGAGGAGACCGGCTGGCGTACGGGCGAGATGACGCCGATGATCTACGCCCAGCCGGCCAATGGGGCCACGGACTCCGAGCACTTCGTCTTCCGCGCCGACGCGATGGAGTGCGCCGGTCCGCCGACCGAACTCAACGAGTCCGATCGCCTGGAGTGGATTCCGCTGTCCGCACTGCGCGGCATGATCGACCGCCGCGAGATCGTCAGCAGCGGTTCGCTCGTCGGCGTGCTCTACCTTCTGCTGGACGAGGCGGGCCTGTAG
- a CDS encoding creatininase family protein, whose amino-acid sequence MVNLLPTLTTTDVQQRAPRVAVLPVGSYEQHGSHLPLITDTAVACVIVRELAAAHPILPLPPLAIACSHEHGTWPGTVSISARTLHALITDIAQSLETSGIRKLVLVNAHGGNYVLSNVVQEANVTEPRMSLFPLGAEWTRARERAGLATDSHDDMHAGEIETSILLHAEPDLVGPGYATADHAASDRPFLLTHGIRAYTNTGVIGFPSYATAAKGKAVLASLTADFAAHLHALGEQ is encoded by the coding sequence ATCGTGAACCTGCTTCCCACCCTCACGACCACCGACGTCCAGCAACGGGCGCCACGCGTCGCCGTGCTGCCCGTCGGCTCCTACGAGCAGCACGGCAGCCATCTGCCGCTCATCACCGACACCGCCGTCGCCTGCGTCATCGTCCGCGAACTCGCCGCCGCGCACCCCATCCTGCCCCTGCCGCCGCTGGCCATCGCGTGCAGCCACGAACACGGCACCTGGCCCGGCACCGTCAGCATCAGCGCCCGGACCCTCCACGCCCTCATCACCGACATCGCCCAGTCCCTGGAGACCTCCGGCATCCGCAAACTCGTCCTGGTCAACGCCCACGGCGGCAACTACGTGCTGTCCAACGTCGTTCAGGAGGCCAACGTCACCGAGCCACGCATGAGCCTGTTTCCGCTGGGCGCGGAGTGGACCAGGGCCCGCGAACGCGCCGGCCTGGCCACCGACTCACACGACGACATGCACGCGGGCGAGATCGAGACGTCCATCCTTCTGCACGCCGAACCCGACCTTGTCGGCCCCGGCTATGCCACCGCCGACCACGCTGCCTCCGACCGCCCCTTCCTCCTCACCCACGGCATACGCGCCTACACCAACACTGGCGTCATCGGCTTCCCGTCGTACGCCACGGCAGCGAAGGGCAAGGCCGTATTGGCCAGCCTGACCGCCGACTTCGCCGCCCACCTCCACGCCCTCGGCGAGCAGTAG